In the genome of Leeuwenhoekiella sp. MAR_2009_132, one region contains:
- a CDS encoding homogentisate 1,2-dioxygenase: protein MPFYHKLGKIPHKRHTQFRKSDGSLYYEQLFGTIGFDGMYSNMYHEQRPTQVKEIKGSKSVKPKVAKANHIQSYRFRGFEIKPQADYLESRKPILTNSDCTIILAAPQNKTQDYFYKNSDADELIFVHRGSGKFRSHLGNLDFKYGDYILIPRGTIYKLDFDTSDNRLFIVESRRPIYTPKKYRNYFGQLLEHSPFCERDLRRPYELETNNETGEFLMKIKKQDDLFDMVYATHPFDVVGYDGYNYPYAFSIHDFEPITGRIHQPPPVHQTFETDAFVVCSFCPRKYDYHPESIPAPYNHSNIDSDEVLYYVDGDFMSRNDIEAGHISLHPAGIPHGPHPGATERSIGKTETEELAVMVDTFKPLQICEDAMPIADESYYKSWLPH, encoded by the coding sequence ATGCCTTTCTACCATAAACTGGGTAAGATCCCGCACAAGCGTCATACACAATTTAGAAAATCTGACGGGAGTCTCTATTACGAGCAACTTTTTGGTACTATAGGTTTTGACGGGATGTATAGTAATATGTATCACGAGCAACGCCCCACACAGGTTAAAGAGATTAAAGGCAGTAAAAGTGTTAAGCCTAAAGTTGCCAAAGCAAATCACATACAATCCTATAGATTTAGAGGTTTTGAGATAAAGCCTCAGGCAGATTATCTAGAAAGCCGCAAACCTATTTTGACCAATAGCGATTGCACAATAATTCTTGCTGCACCGCAAAACAAAACACAAGATTATTTTTATAAAAACAGTGATGCAGATGAGTTGATCTTCGTGCATCGCGGTAGCGGTAAATTTCGCAGTCACTTAGGTAATTTAGACTTTAAATATGGTGATTACATTTTAATTCCGCGGGGAACAATCTATAAATTAGACTTTGATACAAGTGACAACAGATTGTTTATTGTAGAGTCTCGCAGGCCTATATACACCCCAAAAAAATACCGCAATTATTTTGGTCAATTATTAGAGCATTCTCCATTTTGTGAGCGTGATTTACGCAGACCTTATGAGTTAGAAACCAATAACGAAACTGGCGAATTCTTGATGAAAATTAAGAAGCAGGACGATCTTTTTGATATGGTTTATGCGACGCATCCCTTTGATGTGGTGGGTTATGATGGTTATAATTACCCGTATGCATTTTCTATTCACGATTTTGAACCCATAACAGGGCGCATACACCAGCCACCACCGGTACATCAAACTTTTGAGACCGATGCATTTGTGGTGTGCAGTTTTTGTCCGCGTAAATATGATTATCACCCAGAAAGCATTCCCGCACCTTATAATCACAGTAATATAGACAGCGATGAGGTGTTGTATTATGTAGATGGAGATTTTATGAGTCGCAACGATATTGAAGCCGGGCATATTTCATTACATCCTGCCGGTATTCCGCACGGGCCACACCCAGGAGCTACAGAACGTAGTATAGGTAAAACAGAAACCGAAGAACTTGCTGTAATGGTTGACACCTTTAAACCGTTGCAGATTTGTGAAGATGCGATGCCTATTGCAGATGAGAGCTATTATAAATCGTGGTTACCACACTAA
- a CDS encoding patatin-like phospholipase family protein, with product MKKSYCLLIIVLMNWAFYAQDSTTIDFSKYPKGNQLKVGLVLSGGGAKGLAHIGVLKEIEAAGVKIDYIGGTSMGAIIGGLYASGYNAHQLDSIFNVVNFDKLIQDNLPRSAQSFYERADAEKYAISLPFDHFKISFPSALSKGQNIYNLFTELTHHVQEVNDFSELSIPFFCVATDAEKGQAIILDKGCLPEAITASGALPSLFSPVIVDDRILIDGGVVNNYPVEELRRRGANFIIGVDVQDDLRGKSELKSAPEMLIQINNYRTIEAMKDKVAETDIYIKPNIAGYSVVDFDKGAAIIKGGEEKAKTFDSEFVKLAQLQNAQYNKPALAINDTDTLRIKSVGINGNTYYTRSYILGKLKIKTPAKTTYAALFDGINNLAATNNFQRINHKLEAYDDGQYHLSVNLTESESTTYIKAGIHYDDVYKSAALMNITKKRVLFKNDIASFDLALGDNIRYNFDYYSDNGFYIGFGLRSYYNSFDRRVDARFIEQLSDLPLESFNNITVDYTDFTNQIYIQTLFQKQFSFNLGLEHKFLKIDTESVRLVEDPNSKVYFDNSHYFSTYGSLLLDSFDNKYFPTSGWYFNGDFHLYLLSSDYNNNFEEFSVGSARLKYAHKILPKLSVLVGVEGGFKIGASEGGSFDFILGGWGNDFINNIIPFYGYDFISSAGDGLVKSDISFDFNFYRKNHLNFGGNFANLENGLFTSGNWLTGPDYTGYFIGYGLETLVGPLQTKLSYSPEVDKVFWNFSLGFWF from the coding sequence ATGAAAAAAAGCTACTGTCTACTTATTATAGTTTTGATGAATTGGGCATTTTATGCTCAAGACAGTACGACCATAGATTTTAGTAAATATCCCAAAGGGAATCAATTAAAGGTAGGTCTTGTGCTTAGTGGCGGTGGTGCTAAAGGTTTAGCGCACATAGGCGTTTTAAAAGAGATTGAAGCAGCCGGGGTTAAAATAGATTATATAGGCGGTACCAGTATGGGTGCCATAATTGGGGGTTTATATGCGTCCGGGTATAATGCACATCAGCTTGATTCTATTTTTAACGTTGTTAATTTTGACAAATTAATTCAAGACAATTTACCGCGTAGTGCGCAATCATTTTACGAGCGCGCAGACGCAGAAAAATATGCCATAAGTCTCCCTTTTGATCATTTTAAAATCTCGTTTCCTTCAGCACTTTCTAAGGGTCAAAATATTTATAACCTATTTACAGAGTTAACGCATCACGTACAGGAAGTAAATGACTTTTCAGAATTATCTATTCCATTTTTCTGTGTGGCTACAGATGCCGAAAAAGGACAGGCTATTATTTTAGATAAAGGCTGTTTGCCCGAAGCTATTACGGCAAGTGGCGCATTACCTTCCTTATTCAGTCCAGTAATTGTAGATGACCGTATTTTAATAGATGGTGGTGTTGTTAATAATTATCCGGTTGAAGAATTACGTAGAAGAGGTGCAAATTTTATAATAGGAGTTGACGTTCAGGATGATTTGAGAGGCAAGAGTGAGCTCAAGAGCGCACCAGAGATGCTTATTCAAATTAACAATTACCGAACTATTGAAGCGATGAAAGATAAAGTCGCTGAGACAGATATTTATATAAAACCCAATATTGCAGGTTACAGCGTTGTAGACTTTGATAAAGGAGCAGCCATAATTAAGGGTGGCGAAGAAAAAGCAAAAACATTTGATTCAGAATTTGTAAAGCTAGCTCAACTTCAAAATGCGCAGTATAACAAGCCAGCATTAGCGATTAATGATACAGATACACTTAGAATTAAAAGTGTGGGTATTAATGGCAACACCTATTATACGCGATCATATATCTTAGGTAAGCTTAAAATTAAAACTCCGGCTAAAACCACTTATGCGGCTCTATTTGATGGAATTAATAATCTTGCAGCTACAAATAACTTTCAGCGTATAAATCATAAGCTAGAAGCATATGATGATGGTCAATACCATTTATCTGTAAATCTTACCGAAAGTGAATCTACAACTTACATAAAAGCGGGTATTCATTATGATGATGTGTATAAAAGTGCTGCTTTAATGAATATCACAAAAAAGCGTGTATTATTTAAAAATGATATTGCATCATTTGACCTTGCTTTAGGAGATAATATTCGGTATAATTTTGACTATTATAGCGATAATGGTTTTTATATTGGTTTTGGTTTAAGATCCTACTACAATAGCTTCGACCGTCGTGTAGATGCGAGATTTATTGAGCAATTGAGCGATTTGCCTTTGGAGAGTTTTAATAATATTACGGTAGATTATACAGATTTTACGAATCAGATATATATACAAACACTTTTTCAAAAACAATTTTCATTTAATCTGGGATTAGAACATAAATTTTTAAAAATAGATACAGAAAGTGTACGCCTTGTAGAAGACCCTAACAGTAAAGTTTATTTTGACAATAGCCATTACTTCAGCACATACGGAAGTTTACTTTTAGACAGTTTTGATAATAAATACTTCCCTACATCTGGTTGGTATTTTAATGGCGATTTTCATCTATATCTGTTATCCTCAGACTACAATAATAATTTTGAAGAGTTTTCTGTAGGTAGTGCGCGATTAAAATATGCACATAAAATCTTACCAAAACTTTCTGTACTTGTAGGCGTTGAAGGCGGTTTTAAAATAGGGGCCTCAGAAGGCGGTAGCTTTGACTTTATTTTAGGAGGTTGGGGTAATGATTTTATTAATAATATAATACCCTTCTACGGTTATGATTTCATTAGCAGCGCCGGCGATGGTCTCGTAAAATCTGATATAAGTTTTGATTTTAATTTTTATCGCAAAAATCATTTAAACTTTGGGGGTAATTTTGCCAATCTTGAAAACGGTCTTTTTACTAGCGGCAACTGGTTAACTGGGCCAGATTATACCGGTTATTTTATAGGTTACGGTTTAGAAACGCTTGTAGGACCCTTACAAACAAAACTTTCATATTCCCCTGAGGTTGATAAAGTGTTCTGGAATTTTAGCCTGGGATTTTGGTTTTAA